Proteins from a genomic interval of Capsicum annuum cultivar UCD-10X-F1 chromosome 4, UCD10Xv1.1, whole genome shotgun sequence:
- the LOC107872584 gene encoding tabersonine 16-O-methyltransferase-like codes for MADHNDQNLTPSELLLAETQSWNQLYFFIEHVTLKCALQLGIPNAILKHGKPMTLSKLMSSLSISPSKYPYFHRVTRIIVRYGLLILQKHEDNNVDDGDDGKGYYSLAPADRYIMKDGPWNSMEDQDSFFFKAWNCLGDWFRNEDPSAFYTAYGDLFWSKLSRDTSSGNWFHANMARDSQSFMNVLIGNELKDVFKGLTTLVDVVGGTGTVAMALTKKFPDMKCIVLDLPPVEANMLGSENLEFVAGDMFQKIPAANAVLLKWILHDWNDEECVKILKNCKDAITGSGKVIIIDLVMENPELDDESFQAQLFIDMLMLVFLGRKERNKKEWENFSLMLILLLQTYFDSWFKVCH; via the exons ATGGCTGATCATAATGATCAAAACCTTACTCCTAGTGAGCTTCTTTTAGCTGAAACACAATCATGGAACCAGCTCTATTTCTTCATAGAACATGTAACATTGAAATGTGCACTTCAATTAGGCATACCTAATGCCATATTAAAACATGGCAAACCAATGACACTATCAAAACTTATGTCTTCCCTCTCTATTAGCCCTTCAAAATATCCCTATTTCCACCGCGTTACACGAATAATAGTTCGTTATGGCTTGTTGATTCTACAAAAACATGAAGACAATAACGTTGACGATGGTGATGATGGTAAAGGGTATTATTCGCTTGCACCAGCTGACCGATATATAATGAAGGACGGGCCTTGGAACTCGATGGAAGATCAAGATTCATTTTTCTTTAAAGCATGGAACTGTTTAGGTGATTGGTTCAGGAATGAGGATCCAAGTGCATTTTACACAGCATATGGAGATTTATTCTGGAGTAAACTTTCGAGAGATACGAGTAGTGGTAACTGGTTTCACGCGAACATGGCTAGAGATTCGCAATCATTCATGAACGTATTGATTGGTAACGAGTTAAAGGATGTTTTCAAAGGATTGACAACTTTGGTGGATGTTGTAGGAGGGACTGGTACTGTTGCAATGGCCCTAACCAAAAAATTCCCCGACATGAAATGTATTGTTCTTGATCTTCCTCCTGTTGAGGCTAATATGCTAGGAAGTGAAAATTTGGAGTTTGTAGCTGGGGATATGTTTCAGAAAATTCCCGCTGCTAATGCAGTCTTACTCAAG TGGATTTTGCATGATTGGAATGATGAAGAATGTGTGAAAATTTTGAAGAATTGCAAGGATGCAATAACAGGAAGTggaaaagttataattatagatcTGGTGATGGAAAATCCAGAGTTGGATGATGAATCTTTTCAAGCACAACTCTTCATAGACATGTTGATGTTGGTTTTCTTGGGTAGAAAAGAGAGGAACAAAAAAGAATGGGAAAACTTTTCTTTGATGCTGATTTTACTATTACAAACTTATTTTGACTCTTGGTTTAAGGTCTGTCATTGA